A region from the Caldicellulosiruptor naganoensis genome encodes:
- a CDS encoding IS1634-like element ISCsa8 family transposase: protein MFVKITNAGGYQYVRLVENYRENGKVKQRVLFNFGRLDLLKSDPAFKNIVKKLSDIVEKTTTGNTKAVTIESEEDVSDAVIKNWGYIVFRKLWEELEIDKFSKEKATKGRKIKFDVDKVSFLMTIQRLIEPMSKLRTYHQRNKYFGFEEDIDLNQLYRCLDFLDSIKEDLETYLYQKNRDLFKMVVDVVFYDVTTIYFESCRADELKNFGFSKDNKINEVQVVLGLLVDKEGRPIGYELFPGNTIDSKTMVKILRKLKEKFSIDKIVIVADKGLNSRLNLKMIKEAGYDYIVASRLKNASKEILDEVFEQEGYKRLDGKSCLNAEEIYGDEFKYKVLERTNVIKDEECKEFKIEERLIITYSSKRAKKDKEDRERLVSKAKELLENKGSITALEKKGARKYLKKKSKSEEYVLDEEAIKRDEKFDGYYAIQTSKKDMDVEEVLGAYHDLWKIEQSFRVMKSCLEVRPIYHFTESRIKGHFVICFLAFLLQRTLEYILRKKGKGISSEGIMEAIDSMNFIEIEIKGKKYLIKQRTEGGAGDILNVMKIKGPKNFITYEEGLEFIGISK from the coding sequence ATGTTTGTCAAAATAACTAATGCTGGCGGTTACCAGTATGTTAGATTAGTCGAAAACTATCGTGAAAATGGCAAGGTAAAACAAAGAGTGTTATTTAATTTTGGTAGACTTGATCTTCTCAAAAGTGATCCTGCTTTTAAAAACATTGTAAAAAAACTATCCGACATTGTTGAAAAAACAACTACTGGAAATACAAAAGCTGTTACTATTGAATCTGAAGAGGATGTATCGGATGCAGTTATAAAAAATTGGGGATACATTGTATTCAGAAAGTTATGGGAAGAACTTGAAATAGATAAGTTTTCAAAAGAGAAAGCAACAAAAGGGAGAAAGATAAAATTTGATGTAGACAAAGTAAGTTTTTTAATGACCATACAGAGATTGATAGAACCTATGAGCAAACTAAGAACTTATCATCAGAGAAATAAATATTTTGGATTTGAAGAGGATATAGATTTAAATCAGTTGTACAGGTGTTTAGATTTTCTTGACAGTATAAAAGAAGATTTAGAGACGTATCTGTATCAGAAAAATAGGGATTTATTTAAGATGGTAGTTGATGTAGTTTTTTATGACGTGACGACAATATACTTTGAGAGTTGTAGAGCCGATGAACTTAAAAATTTTGGTTTTAGCAAAGACAACAAGATAAATGAAGTACAGGTTGTGTTAGGGCTTTTGGTAGACAAAGAAGGCAGGCCGATAGGTTATGAACTTTTTCCTGGCAATACAATAGATAGCAAAACAATGGTAAAGATACTGAGGAAACTGAAAGAAAAATTTAGTATAGATAAGATAGTGATAGTAGCAGACAAAGGGCTCAACAGCAGATTAAATTTAAAGATGATAAAAGAAGCGGGATACGATTATATAGTAGCAAGCAGATTAAAGAATGCAAGTAAAGAAATTTTAGATGAAGTATTTGAGCAAGAAGGATATAAAAGGCTTGATGGAAAAAGTTGTTTGAATGCTGAAGAAATTTATGGAGATGAATTCAAATATAAGGTATTGGAAAGAACAAATGTTATCAAGGATGAAGAGTGTAAAGAGTTTAAAATAGAAGAGAGACTGATAATAACCTATTCAAGCAAGAGAGCTAAGAAAGACAAAGAAGACAGAGAGAGATTGGTATCAAAAGCCAAAGAGCTTTTAGAGAACAAAGGAAGTATAACAGCCTTAGAGAAAAAAGGTGCGAGGAAATATTTGAAGAAGAAATCAAAGTCAGAAGAATATGTATTGGATGAGGAAGCGATAAAACGAGATGAGAAGTTTGACGGTTACTATGCAATACAAACGAGCAAAAAGGATATGGATGTAGAAGAAGTTTTAGGAGCATATCACGATTTATGGAAGATAGAACAGTCTTTCAGAGTAATGAAAAGCTGTTTAGAAGTACGACCGATATATCACTTTACAGAAAGCAGAATAAAAGGACATTTTGTGATATGTTTTTTGGCATTTTTATTACAGAGGACATTGGAATATATTTTGAGGAAAAAAGGTAAAGGAATAAGTAGTGAAGGGATAATGGAAGCAATAGATTCAATGAATTTTATTGAAATAGAGATAAAAGGGAAGAAATATTTGATAAAGCAAAGGACAGAAGGAGGAGCTGGAGATATACTGAATGTGATGAAGATAAAGGGGCCAAAAAATTTCATCACATATGAGGAAGGCTTAGAATTTATTGGTATTAGCAAATGA
- a CDS encoding ECF transporter S component — translation MGRNTKFWIFAGLLAAAVFVLTFAIKIPLLTGYFNIGDVIIMIASILFGKGIGFLAGSFGSALADLAAGYLIYAPFTFIIKGLEGYFCGLIFEKLGKDKKQNLGFIISSVVSGIWMAVGYFLAEGFVLKYLSSALNVNRDLQFGFKTALVNFPFNLLQGILSAVVAVILIVPLYKNKFIGKMRV, via the coding sequence ATGGGCAGAAATACTAAGTTTTGGATATTTGCAGGGTTACTTGCTGCAGCTGTTTTTGTTTTGACATTTGCAATTAAAATACCACTTTTAACAGGATACTTTAATATTGGTGATGTTATCATTATGATCGCATCCATTTTATTTGGTAAAGGCATTGGATTTTTGGCTGGTTCTTTTGGATCTGCTTTGGCAGATTTAGCAGCTGGGTATCTTATCTATGCTCCTTTTACATTTATTATTAAAGGTTTGGAAGGCTATTTTTGTGGTCTTATATTTGAAAAATTAGGAAAAGATAAAAAACAAAATCTTGGTTTTATTATTTCAAGCGTGGTTAGTGGCATTTGGATGGCAGTGGGATATTTTTTAGCAGAAGGTTTTGTGTTAAAATATCTTTCATCAGCATTAAATGTTAATAGAGACCTTCAGTTTGGTTTCAAAACTGCCCTTGTAAATTTTCCGTTTAATTTGCTTCAGGGAATTTTGTCTGCTGTAGTTGCTGTAATATTGATTGTTCCGCTTTATAAGAATAAATTTATTGGGAAGATGAGAGTTTGA